One Vigna unguiculata cultivar IT97K-499-35 chromosome 11, ASM411807v1, whole genome shotgun sequence DNA window includes the following coding sequences:
- the LOC114169411 gene encoding mediator of RNA polymerase II transcription subunit 15a-like, translating into MFTHSISETGESANIDWKEQVYQEIQRMNSAYFSKVHFSYQQMNRVLQQLVSSPQGSNTNIFEKLRKTMKKIEVVLALFRLKKCQITTDTKKILDEAEKFIQTSFFSRNVSSNHQGLKHLADEQSRKQSGPSHSSISPLEIIETKQSQQALGKQNYDIRKDVSQENKPCLKEQQVKKIETKPLPQALGTQNSHIWKDLSQENKPCLKEQQVKIMETKPLSQALGTQNSYIWKDVSQQNKACLEQQQVKKMETKPWPQALGTQNYHIRKDVSQENKPCWKEQQVKKMERKPSPQAFGTQNSRIRKDVSQENKPCIKEQQVKIVETKPLPQALGTQNSHIWKDVSQQNKPCLKEQQVKIIETKPSPQPLGTQNSHIWRDVSQQKKPCLKIMETEPLPQPLRTQNSDIWKYVSQQNKPCLKEQQVKIIETKPSPQALGTQNYHTWKDVSQQNMICLKEQQVEKQYTNSSQHVDQVSIMKGPDNAEQKQAQGAGKASEAFSVRVNSPGISASPLTENCNKLEEISRKSNLTFDEPSAEMKHILKVLAVISPEALSASVNEIREAVYWNDVPPTPEFLNGPPKMVQQQNQPGLIAQTGKSFASDIEPFSQARYVTWHGFFPTGWKRSHSMKTDQLSDAEEPDWTSLAYEKKKPRIMENSSLLEEIKEINNRLVDSEIVVGGNYSFLEAPGVAAEASEGLVIEFLFNAETVNKNLLFHISADKKSIVKPLRLFVPTDYPTSSPVIVDQQMSEVSTEDQKDLSTIAKSKLRCSLRCLDQTWSLEDMAMLWEHCVRETLIECAKGFGGGTFSSIYGEWKNYQNEV; encoded by the exons ATGTTTACACATTCTATTTCAGAAACTGGAGAATCTGCAAATATAGATTGGAAGGAGCAGGTTTACCAAGAG ATTCAAAGGATGAATAGTGCCTATTTTTCAAAAGTTCATTTCTCTTACCAACAGATGAACAGGGTACTTCAACAG CTTGTGTCTTCTCCTCAAGgatcaaatacaaatattttcgaAAAACTGAGAAAGACgatgaaaaaaatagaagttGTTTTGGCACTCTTCAGATTGAAGAAATGCCAAATAACCACTGATACCAAGAAGATTCTAGATGAAGCAGAAAAGTTTATACAAACTAGTTTTTTTTCAAGGAATGTTTCTTCCAATCATCAAGGACTAAAACATTTAGCTGATGAGCAATCCAGGAAACAATCTGGTCCATCACATTCTAGTATTTCCCCATTGGAAATAATTGAAACGAAACAATCACAACAAGCATTGGGAAAACAGAACTACGATATACGGAAGGATGTTTCTCAGGAAAACAAGCCATGCTTAAAAGAGCAGCAAGTGAAAAAAATCGAAACGAAACCATTACCTCAAGCATTGGGCACACAGAACTCTCATATATGGAAGGATCTTTCTCAAGAAAACAAGCCATGCTTGAAAGAGCAGCAAGTGAAAATAATGGAAACGAAACCATTGTCACAAGCATTGGGAACACAAAACTCTTATATATGGAAGGATGTTTCTCAGCAAAACAAGGCATGCTTAGAACAGCAGCAAGTGAAAAAGATGGAAACAAAACCATGGCCACAAGCATTGGGAACACAGAACTACCATATACGGAAGGATGTTTCTCAGGAAAACAAGCCATGCTGGAAAGAGCAGCAAGTgaaaaaaatggaaaggaaaCCATCACCTCAAGCATTTGGCACACAGAACTCTCGTATAAGGAAGGATGTTTCTCAGGAAAACAAGCCATGCATAAAAGAGCAGCAAGTGAAAATAGTGGAAACGAAACCATTGCCACAAGCATTGGGAACACAGAACTCTCATATATGGAAGGATGTTTCTCAGCAAAACAAGCCATGCTTAAAAGAGCAGCAAGTGAAAATAATAGAAACGAAACCATCACCACAACCATTGGGAACACAGAACTCTCATATATGGAGGGATGTTTCTCAGCAAAAGAAGCCATGCTTGAAAATAATGGAAACGGAACCATTACCACAACCATTGAGAACACAGAACTCTGATATATGGAAGTATGTTTCTCAGCAAAACAAGCCTTGCTTAAAAGAGCAGCAAGTGAAAATAATAGAAACGAAACCATCGCCACAAGCATTGGGAACACAAAACTATCATACGTGGAAGGATGTTTCTCAGCAAAACATGATATGCTTAAAAGAGCAGCAAGTGGAAAAACAATATACCAATTCCTCACAGCATGTAGATCAAGTTTCTATCATGAAAG GCCCTGACAATGCCGAACAGAAGCAAGCCCAAGGTGCAGGGAAAGCAAGTGAAGCATTTAGTGTCAGAGTCAACAGTCCGGGCATTTCAGCTTCACCCTTGACCGAAAACTGCAATAAGCTTGAAGAAATTTCTCGTAAATCTAACCTGACTTTTGATGAGCCAAGTGCTGAAATGAAGCACATTCTTAAAGTG TTAGCCGTCATATCACCTGAAGCATTGAGTGCATCAGTTAATGAAATTAGAGAGGCAGTTTATTGGAATGATGTGCCGCCAACTCCAGAGTTCTTAAATGGACCACCAAAGATGGTTCAACAACAAAACCAACCAGGCCTCATTGCACAAACTGGGAAAAGTTTTGCATCAGATATTGAGCCATTTTCACAAGCTAGATATGTGACTTGGCATGGTTTTTTTCCAACTGGTTGGAAAAGGTCTCACAGCATGAAAACAGACCAGTTGTCTGATGCTGAGGAACCTGACTGGACTTCACTCgcatatgaaaaaaagaagccTAGAATTATG GAAAATTCTTCtcttttagaagaaataaaggaGATCAACAATCGATTGGTAGACAGTGAGATTGTTGTTGGAGGAAATTACAGCTTTCTTGAAGCGCCGGGAGTAGCTGCTGAAGCTAGTGAAGGGTTGGTTATCGAATTCCTTTTCAATGCAGAAACTGTCAATAAGAACCTACTATTTCATATTTCTGCTGATAAAAAG TCAATAGTCAAACCATTAAGGCTGTTCGTTCCTACAGATTATCCAACTTCCTCGCCTGTTATTGTAGACCAACAGATGTCAGAAGTCAG CACTGAAGACCAGAAAGACCTATCAACAATAGCAAAATCAAAGCTGAGATGCTCTCTGAGATGCTTGGATCAGACATGGTCACTTGAGGATATGGCAATGTTATGGGAACATTGTGTCAGAGAAACACTTATTGAGTGTGCAAAAGGCTTTGGAGGAGGAACTTTTAGCTCAATATATGGAGAGTggaaaaattatcaaaatgaagTCTAA